The region GCGCGCGACCTGACGATCATGTTCCGCCACATCCTGCCCAACGCGATGACCGCCGCGCTCTCCTTCCTGCCGTTCATCCTGTCGGCGGCGATCACCTCGCTGACGGCGCTCGACTTCCTGGGCTTCGGCCTGCCGCCGGGGAGCCCCTCGCTCGGCGAGCTCCTGAACCAGGGCAAGAACAACCTGAACGCCCCCTGGCTCGGGCTCTCGGGCTTCTTCGTGATCGCGATCCTGCTCGCGCTGCTGGTCTTCGTCGGCGAGGGGGTGCGCGACGCCTTCGACCCGCGGCGGACCTTCCGCGCTGCGCCGCCGCCGCCGGAGCCCGGCGCCGTCGCGGAGGCCGCGTGAGTCTCCTCGAGGTGCAGGACCTCGCGGTGCGCTTCGAGGGTGGCGGCAAGCCGG is a window of Candidatus Binatia bacterium DNA encoding:
- a CDS encoding ABC transporter permease subunit, which gives rise to SMPTLFLLIILASVVQPSFWWLLGLLLLFSWMSLVAVVRAEFLRARNFDYVRAARALGARDLTIMFRHILPNAMTAALSFLPFILSAAITSLTALDFLGFGLPPGSPSLGELLNQGKNNLNAPWLGLSGFFVIAILLALLVFVGEGVRDAFDPRRTFRAAPPPPEPGAVAEAA